The genome window ATACCATAAACAGTTGAAGCTAATGCAAAAACTTGATTTCATTCCGAAATTGAGCCAGTTTCATATATGCTGACATCGCTCATTTTTCTTTTTACGTTATATTTAACAATTTTTGCCAACTGCCAGGCCAATGAGTAGCGAATCGTTGTGTGATCCTGGGATGGGTATGTCGCTAAACTTTGATTTTCAAGTTCTAACGGGTTAAAATTCTCGTTTTTTGAAATCAAAAGGAATGAATTTGTCTCATAATACCCAAGTACTTCGAGTTTTGCTGGTTTAAAATCAACTTCAGGAATTCTAAAATTACTTACTTGTAATTTTTTTTCGCCGAGATTTTCAAGTCCATAAAATCTCAAAAAATCAGCGGCATAATCAGCAAAAAATTCAATATCGACGCGATAAAAGGGCGCAATGAAACTTGATTCGTTAAAATTATACCCTATTTTTTCCAAAATTAAATGGGTTTTTTTAATTTTTTCATCATCAAGTTCTAAACCTAAAATATCATTAAGTTCGTCATAATTTAATTGAATTTCTGATTTTTTCAATTTTAAATTTAAATCAAAATTAATTGGCAAGGAAAAGTCAATTTCCTTTTTTTCAAGAAAAAAATTTAGGAAAACAATTGATAAAAAAGTAGTTCCTGTGTTGTAATTTTTTGCAAGCTGCCTTGATTTTGGACTATTTTTCTTTAAATTTTGATTAATTTGTCTTATTTTGACTAAATCAAATTTTGGAAGAATAAGGAAGAAATTTTCGTTTTCTGAAATAATAGGTTCAAAAATTTCTGGAATTAAAACAGGTTTTCCATCTACCAAAAATTGGAAGGCTAAAGTTGAACTGTCAAAATTATTAATTTCAACTTTTTTATAAACTAGTTCAACTTTTTTTTGTTTATTTTCTAATTGCAACAAATAGCAAGGTTGTCCGGTGTAAATTAGGACAAAATTAGTGAAATTTTCTGTAAAATCAGCAATTTTTACTTCCGATTTTAAAAGTAGAAAAATATCAACTAAATCTAATTTAGGCACTTTTTGAATTTCAAGTGCAAAAATTTCACTATCAGTTTTATTAATAAATTCCAGATTTGATTCAAATTTACTTTGAATTTTTCATTTATTAAAATCAAAATCTAATTCTGTCTTAAAATAAGCAGCAAGTTCACGTGCTAAAATTAAATAGGAATTTGCATCCGGACGATTTCATAAAAGTTTGATATCAAGAATTAAATCATTTAGTTCTAAAACTTCGAGCGGATCCGATTTTAGATCAAAAATTGGGTCAAAAACAAGAACGCCTTGGTCTAGTTCAGAGTTTAAAAGTTCTTGATTAAAACCTAATTCAGTACTAGAAACTAACATTCCTTCGGAAATGTGGCCGCGTAATTTTTTTGCTTGGAAGGTAATTTCGCCTTTTTTTGAACCAGGAATAAATGCAATAACTTGCTTGTTTTCAGTGACATTTTTTGCTGCTGTTTGAATTTGTCTTACTTGATCATCGAATTGAATTTTGCAAATTAAGAGATTATCAGCATCGGGATTTTTTTTAATTTCCAAAATTAAACCAAATTTAATACCGGAAATTTCGTTTAATTTTGAGATTCGATCAACTTCAAAACCGAGATTAATTAAGCCATCAATTATGCTTTGGTCACTAAAAGCATTTAAATTTGCTAATTTTTTTAGTCTTTTTAATGAAAAAAGCATTTTAACCTACCTAAATTGCTTTAAAAAGCGTAAATCATTTTTATAAAATTCCCGAATGTCAGCAATTTCGTATTTAACCATTGCAAGTCGCTCAATTCCGATTCCAGCAGCAATTCCGTAAATTTTTTTTGAACTAAAACCAGCAGTTTTCATCACTTTTGGATGCAAAAGTCCGCAACCTAAAATTTCAATTCACCGGTTTTGATAAAAAATATCAACCTCAAAAGATGGTTGAGTAAACGGAAAATATGAAGGACGAAAGCGAGTTTCTAGTTTTTCTTCAAAAACATATTCAAGCAAATTGCTTATTAAACTTTTAAGATGGGCAACGCTATAATTTCCAGTTGCAACTAAATCTAATTGATTAAATTGGTGCGAGTGAGTTGCATCTTCTTCGTCGTTACGGAAAACTTTCCCATAAGAAAAAAATGCTAGTTCTTGGTTAGGATATTTGCTGATAATTTCAATTGAAATTCCAGTTTTATGTGTTGCTAGCAACTTTTTATCATCAAAAACGAGACTTTGACTTGGTTCGAAAGCAGGATGGCTTGCATCGATGTTAAGTTTTACAAAATTCTGTTCAAAAGTTGTTAATTCATCGGACTTAATGTATTTAAATCCGTAAATTGCTAGAAAATCAGTAATTCTTTTTGTTAAACTTGAAATTAAATTACGGGAATCGTTCATAGTTTTATCCCAATCTTAATAACTTTTAGTAAAAAAGTTATTTTCTTTCTCTAAAATATAGCAAATTATACCATAAAATAGGGTTAATTTTTCAATCTTTGTTAATTAATAATTTCAAATTTTTAAATCAACTTTTATTTTAAAAATTTGAAATTATTAGGAATTTCTAAAAGACCATTCGGGAATAAATTAGTGCTAATTTGGCCTTTTTTTGCAAAAAGCGCCTGGCGATAGGAGTTTTTTTGATCTTTCCCGCCGCCGTAAATCAAATCATATTGTGCTAAATTATATTTTCCAAATAAACCAAAATAATTAAATCCCTCAGAACGAAAAGCGGCAATTAGACCTGTTTTTGCGAATTTATTACCAAAATGATAAACGCCAACAAGTTCGTTTTTTTGGTTTCGAAAGGATGAGCCACTAGCGCCACCGGTAGTTGCAAAATTTTTGACTATGTAATTAAGTCCGCTAGAAATTAATCTACCAGAGTTTTCAAAACTTGAAACTGATTTGTAAATGTTAGGAAAACTAAGAAAAGCATCGACAATTCCTGGTTTTTCTCAAAAAGTGCGATAGCCAATTTGACTAGATAGATAATCTCCTTGGTCTAATAGTTTTTCTGAAAAATGTAAATTTTGACTGTTTTTATCATAAAATTGCGGTTCGCTATTCGTCCAAAGTGAAAAAGTCTCATTTCGACGGGAATAGGCATCATCTTTGTTCTGTTTATCGTCGCTTTGAAGATAAAAATCATCGCTAGATGAAGGGAAACCAACAGCAAAAAGACTTTCTCCTTTGTATTTCTGAAGTTCATCTTTGGTTGAAATAATTTTTTTATCAATTTCAGAATACTTGTCCAGATAGGAATTTTGCTTAAAACTAATGTGAGAATCAGGTAAATTAGCATAATTATTTGTTAATAATTCTGCTAATTTTTCCGGATTTGTCTTGATTTCTCCGTATTTTTGGTCAATTAGCAACTGATTTTGGTCAAAAGGTTTAAATGATCATATTCAGAGATCATTTTGACTAGTAATTCTAGAAAAATCGAGTTCAAGAACAGCAAAATCAATAAATTCTTCACTTTTTTCGTATAGTTTTGCTTGTTTTTCTTCGAGAAAATCACTCGGTTTTGATTTTAAAAAATCAGAACCGAGAAAAATTTTACTAATAAAGTTACGTAAAATTGCCGGTTTTTTAAAGTAAAATCGTTGAAAACTTGAGTCATTATTGACTGTAGAAAATTTTTTATCAAGATCAGTCTCGCTATCTAATTTTGTAATTATCACATTTTGCGTCTTATCGAACATTAAATTATCGGCAACGTGCAAATTTGTACCAAAATATCATTTTGTGGGGTATTTTCCGTCTTTTGTTTTTTCAAAATCTAGAATTCACATTGTTCCGGCAGTGCCAAAATTTTGACCTAAATCATTACGGTTGGTAAATTCAATCCCAAAAGTTTGCAAAGCAATTTTTTTATACATTTTATTAACAAGATGACGTGGTAATCCTGTAAATTTTCATTGATTTTTGCCAATAAAATCAGTACGAATTGACGCTTTTGGGATTTCTTTCGCTCCGTCATAGAAATTTAGACCTAAAAAATTGTTATTTTGGTCAAATTTTGGTAGTGTAAAACCTTTAATATAAGAGTTTTTGTAGTTTTCAATTCCAAAAAAACGCGCCTTTTTGTCGAAAATATCAATAGCTTTTTTCGCGTTAAAATCCAAATTTTTACGGTATTTTAAAGGGTTTTTACCGTGAAAACTTAAGTTATTGCTAAGTCCGGAAATATAATTTTTGTTGTCAAATTCAAATCGGGATCGTTGGTCTAATTTTGCATACTCTAAATAATCGCGGTCAAGATTATCAAAATACGAAATTTTTTTATCATAATCTTTTTGACCATCAAAAGGGTTGTTTTTAAATCCTTTTAGTTCAATTTTTT of Mesomycoplasma dispar contains these proteins:
- a CDS encoding tRNA ligase subunit PheS family protein — its product is MNDSRNLISSLTKRITDFLAIYGFKYIKSDELTTFEQNFVKLNIDASHPAFEPSQSLVFDDKKLLATHKTGISIEIISKYPNQELAFFSYGKVFRNDEEDATHSHQFNQLDLVATGNYSVAHLKSLISNLLEYVFEEKLETRFRPSYFPFTQPSFEVDIFYQNRWIEILGCGLLHPKVMKTAGFSSKKIYGIAAGIGIERLAMVKYEIADIREFYKNDLRFLKQFR
- the mip gene encoding Ig-specific serine endopeptidase MIP, translating into MAIKNKFFKKTLIFQAFFLASLFFVSCGNKSFNEIKNPIPRIEEEKKELKTDEKKQKSEKSDLITKNIEPKDFSFLQSEVNDRQILFNFSIKFKNPNNLSVILENNDEIKLQNFTLETSNSQIFFLVPQKYEKIVLKSIKDGNVLYLFKRDSKLEFSFTNKFEKNEKIEWNLVKFSDSNRRKDEIYPTDLKLDEIKIELVGKSKEKYELIKLLEFDPFFNQREKNISDWLGAIGLVIKLKNKKTNEQEIKKIELKGFKNNPFDGQKDYDKKISYFDNLDRDYLEYAKLDQRSRFEFDNKNYISGLSNNLSFHGKNPLKYRKNLDFNAKKAIDIFDKKARFFGIENYKNSYIKGFTLPKFDQNNNFLGLNFYDGAKEIPKASIRTDFIGKNQWKFTGLPRHLVNKMYKKIALQTFGIEFTNRNDLGQNFGTAGTMWILDFEKTKDGKYPTKWYFGTNLHVADNLMFDKTQNVIITKLDSETDLDKKFSTVNNDSSFQRFYFKKPAILRNFISKIFLGSDFLKSKPSDFLEEKQAKLYEKSEEFIDFAVLELDFSRITSQNDLWIWSFKPFDQNQLLIDQKYGEIKTNPEKLAELLTNNYANLPDSHISFKQNSYLDKYSEIDKKIISTKDELQKYKGESLFAVGFPSSSDDFYLQSDDKQNKDDAYSRRNETFSLWTNSEPQFYDKNSQNLHFSEKLLDQGDYLSSQIGYRTFWEKPGIVDAFLSFPNIYKSVSSFENSGRLISSGLNYIVKNFATTGGASGSSFRNQKNELVGVYHFGNKFAKTGLIAAFRSEGFNYFGLFGKYNLAQYDLIYGGGKDQKNSYRQALFAKKGQISTNLFPNGLLEIPNNFKFLK
- a CDS encoding phenylalanine--tRNA ligase subunit beta, translated to MLFSLKRLKKLANLNAFSDQSIIDGLINLGFEVDRISKLNEISGIKFGLILEIKKNPDADNLLICKIQFDDQVRQIQTAAKNVTENKQVIAFIPGSKKGEITFQAKKLRGHISEGMLVSSTELGFNQELLNSELDQGVLVFDPIFDLKSDPLEVLELNDLILDIKLLWNRPDANSYLILARELAAYFKTELDFDFNKWKIQSKFESNLEFINKTDSEIFALEIQKVPKLDLVDIFLLLKSEVKIADFTENFTNFVLIYTGQPCYLLQLENKQKKVELVYKKVEINNFDSSTLAFQFLVDGKPVLIPEIFEPIISENENFFLILPKFDLVKIRQINQNLKKNSPKSRQLAKNYNTGTTFLSIVFLNFFLEKKEIDFSLPINFDLNLKLKKSEIQLNYDELNDILGLELDDEKIKKTHLILEKIGYNFNESSFIAPFYRVDIEFFADYAADFLRFYGLENLGEKKLQVSNFRIPEVDFKPAKLEVLGYYETNSFLLISKNENFNPLELENQSLATYPSQDHTTIRYSLAWQLAKIVKYNVKRKMSDVSIYETGSISEWNQVFALASTVYGIENLKNHLKLLYNYDFDFVPANCDFLESGKSQFIYLNNNLVGWVGQINAKYGYENINFLEIIVSKLDSFSQKEKKIVKFLPYDNSQLKYRDVTLSLEIGDFPDPYLKIIKKIPEIFSIKLKDYVIINNRQKITYRVTGTDQVCQAIDKFYK